A single window of Streptomyces cathayae DNA harbors:
- the mgt gene encoding macrolide-inactivating glycosyltransferase, whose amino-acid sequence MTRPAHIAMFSIAAHGHVNPSLEVIRELVARGHRVTYAIPPVFADKVAGTGAEVKPWNSTLPSPDDDPKAWGSTLLDNVEPFLDDAIQALPQLIEAYQGDTPDLVLHDITSYPARVLGHRWGVPVVSLSPNLVAWEGYEKEVGEPMWEEPLRTERGRAYYARFHAWLEENGITEHPDPFVGRPARSLVLIPKALQPHADRVDESVHTFVGACQGDRSDEGAWQRPSGVERVVLVSLGSSFTKQPDFYRECVEAFGDLPGWHLVLQIGKHVDPAELGAVPANVEVRSWVPQLAILRQADLFLTHAGAGGSQEGLATATPMIAVPQAVDQFGNADMLQALGVARHVPAGEATAGALRAAALDLVGDPEVARRLRRIQADMAREGGTSRAADLIEAELPERR is encoded by the coding sequence ATGACCCGACCCGCTCATATCGCCATGTTCTCCATCGCCGCCCACGGCCACGTGAACCCGAGCCTCGAGGTGATCCGCGAACTCGTGGCGCGCGGCCACCGGGTGACGTACGCGATCCCGCCGGTCTTCGCGGACAAGGTCGCCGGGACCGGAGCCGAGGTGAAGCCCTGGAACTCCACGCTGCCCTCGCCCGACGACGACCCGAAGGCGTGGGGGAGCACCCTGCTGGACAACGTGGAGCCGTTCCTCGACGACGCGATCCAGGCGCTCCCGCAGCTGATCGAGGCCTATCAGGGGGACACCCCCGACCTGGTGCTGCACGACATCACCTCCTACCCGGCGCGCGTGCTCGGCCACCGCTGGGGCGTGCCCGTGGTCTCCCTCTCACCGAACCTCGTCGCCTGGGAGGGGTACGAGAAGGAGGTCGGCGAGCCGATGTGGGAGGAGCCGCTGAGGACCGAGCGCGGCCGGGCCTACTACGCCCGCTTCCACGCCTGGCTGGAGGAGAACGGGATCACCGAGCACCCCGACCCGTTCGTGGGCCGCCCCGCCCGCTCCCTCGTCCTGATCCCGAAGGCGCTGCAGCCCCACGCCGACCGGGTCGACGAGAGCGTGCACACCTTCGTCGGCGCCTGCCAGGGAGACCGGAGCGACGAGGGGGCGTGGCAGCGGCCCTCCGGCGTGGAGCGGGTCGTCCTGGTGTCGCTCGGGTCCTCGTTCACCAAGCAGCCGGACTTCTACCGGGAGTGCGTCGAGGCCTTCGGCGACCTGCCCGGCTGGCATCTGGTGCTCCAGATCGGCAAGCACGTCGACCCCGCCGAACTGGGCGCCGTGCCGGCGAACGTCGAGGTGCGGTCCTGGGTGCCGCAGCTCGCGATCCTGAGACAGGCCGACCTGTTCCTCACCCACGCGGGTGCCGGCGGCAGCCAGGAAGGGCTGGCCACGGCCACCCCGATGATCGCCGTCCCCCAGGCGGTGGACCAGTTCGGCAACGCGGACATGCTCCAGGCGCTCGGCGTCGCCCGGCACGTCCCGGCAGGGGAGGCGACCGCCGGGGCCCTGCGCGCGGCGGCCCTCGACCTCGTCGGCGACCCGGAGGTCGCCCGACGACTGCGGCGGATCCAGGCGGATATGGCCCGGGAGGGCGGCACCTCCAGGGCGGCCGACCTCATCGAGGCGGAGCTGCCGGAGCGGCGGTAG